The following coding sequences are from one Lolium rigidum isolate FL_2022 chromosome 6, APGP_CSIRO_Lrig_0.1, whole genome shotgun sequence window:
- the LOC124659903 gene encoding uncharacterized protein LOC124659903: MAEALLLACHLLLALALIAASLSHLLAAAVAHLSPAHTTTTTTNRLRLLRHPLLRLLPVLAALPFPFLPVAPTSRLLPFLILPPLLLPLPLPFLHLPPLTPLFLSLPLLLLARAAGLLAAAFPASDLQAHALSVAALLLAAAGAASLLAALSPPRTAHHFLAQTAFAFAGTVGGLWALQTGLTLYVDACVPVGCHRLIDAALAPATRCDVEDARLQGVAVMDLMLSVHCLVAVAAVAGLYLGVAKCCGVDAGGRRQNGAGGSYEALPMVTSSGAIQEMEHLPMMKGVVGKAVAQE; the protein is encoded by the coding sequence ATGGCGGAGGCGCTGCTGCTGGCGTGCCACCTTCTCCTCGCGCTCGCCCTCATCGCCGCCTCCCTCTCCcatctcctcgccgccgccgtcgcccatctCTCACCcgcgcacaccaccaccaccaccaccaaccggctCCGTCTCCTTCGCcacccgctcctccgcctcctcccggtcCTCGCCGCCCTCCCGTTCCCATTCCTCCCCGTCGCGCCCACCTCCCGCCTCCTCCCCTTCCTCATCctcccgcccctcctcctcccgctcccaCTCCCCTTCCTCCACCTCCCACCCCTAACCCcgctcttcctctccctcccgctcctcctcctcgcgcgcgccgcgggcctcctcgccgccgcattCCCCGCGTCGGACCTCCAGGCCCACGCGCTCTccgtcgccgccctcctcctcgccgccgccggcgcggcctCCCTCCTCGCCGCGCTGTCCCCGCCAAGAACCGCCCACCACTTCTTGGCCCAGACGGCCTTCGCCTTCGCCGGCACCGTGGGGGGCCTCTGGGCCCTCCAGACCGGCCTCACCCTCTACGTGGACGCCTGCGTCCccgtcggctgccaccggctcatCGACGCAGCCCTCGCGCCAGCGACGCGCTGCGACGTTGAGGACGCCAGGCTGCAGGGCGTGGCGGTCATGGACCTCATGCTCTCCGTGCATTGCCTCGTCGCCGTGGCTGCTGTCGCCGGGCTGTACCTCGGGGTCGCAAAGTGCTGCGGTGTTGACGCCGGGGGTCGGAGACAGAATGGTGCTGGGGGGTCGTATGAGGCCCTGCCCATGGTGACTTCGTCGGGGGCCATTCAGGAGATGGAGCATCTACCAATGATGAAGGGCGTCGTTGGCAAGGCTGTGGCACAGGAATGA